One Vespa crabro chromosome 9, iyVesCrab1.2, whole genome shotgun sequence genomic region harbors:
- the LOC124426451 gene encoding probable methylmalonate-semialdehyde dehydrogenase [acylating], mitochondrial isoform X4: MERAVESAKNAYEKWRNTSVLTRQNLMLKYQALIREHSKEIAENMVKENGKTTLDAEGDILRGLQVVDACTSIPILQMGESTPNIATDMDIISYKISLGVTASICPFNFPAMIPLWSFPVSVACGNTTILKPSERVPGASMILADLFTEAGAPPGLLNVIHGQHAAVDFICEHPNIKAVSFVGSDQAGKYIYKQSSAHGKRVQCNMGAKNHCVVLPDANKNKTISQITGAAFGAAGQRCMALSVAIFVGKSKEWIGELVEAAKRLKVNAGHVPGTDLGPVISPQSKQRICNLIESGVKEGVGLPLDGRGIVVPGYERGNFIGPTILTDVKSSMKCYTEEIFGPVLSCMFADTLDEAIDIINKNPYGNGTAVFTNNGATARKFVDRIEAGQVGVNVPIPVPLPMFSFTGNKGSFLGDNHFYGKYAFNFYTQTKTITQLWRSGDASNIASSTAMPTMQ; encoded by the exons atggaaagagcCGTTGAGAGTGCGAAAAACGCTTATGAGAAGTGGCGGAACACTAGCGTACTCACTAGGCAAAATTTAATGCTCAAGTATCAGGCTCTTATACGAGAGCACTCG aaagaaatagcgGAAAATATGGTGAAGGAAAATGGCAAGACTACGCTTGACGCCGAAGGTGACATTCTTCGTGGTCTTC aGGTCGTAGATGCTTGCACGTCAATTCCAATATTACAAATGGGTGAATCAACGCCTAATATTGCCACGGACATggatataatttcttataaaatttctcttgGCGTGACGGCTTCCATATGTCCGTTCAATTTTCCTGCTATGATCCCACTTTGGTCGTTTCCAGTATCCGTTGCCTGTGGCAACACGACAATCTTAAAACCTTCAGAACGTGTACCAGGAGCTTCGATGATCCTTGCTGATCTCTTTACGGAAGCAGGTGCCCCACCAGGTCTTTTAAATGTCATTCATGGCCAACATGCTGCGGTCGACTTCATCTGCGAACATCCAAATATCAAGGCTGTATCATTTGTCGGCTCGGATCAAGCA ggtaaatacatatacaaacagAGTAGTGCGCATGGTAAACGTGTGCAATGTAATATGGGAGCAAAAAATCATTGTGTGGTGCTACCGgatgcaaataaaaataaaacaatttcgcAAATAACTGGCGCGGCGTTCGGTGCAGCCGGTCAAAGGTGTATGGCTTTGTCCGTGGCAATTTTCGTTGGTAAATCGAAGGAATGGATAGGGGAGTTGGTTGAGGCTGCCAAGAGGTTAAAGGTCAATGCCGGACACGTACCCGGTACAGACCTTGGACCGGTTATATCGCCGCAATCGAAACAAAGGATATGTAATTTAATCGAATCCGGTGTGAAAGAAGGTGTTGGTCTTCCTCTCGACGGAAGAGGAATCGTTGTTCCAGGATATGAACGTGGAAATTTTATTGGGCCAACCATTTTAACTGATGTCAAG TCATCTATGAAATGTTATACGGAAGAGATCTTTGGACCAGTTCTTTCCTGCATGTTCGCCGATACTTTGGACGAAgccatcgatattatcaataaaaatccTTATGGCAATGGTACTGCCGTATTTACTAATAATGGTGCAACCGCAAGAAAGTTCGTTGATAGAATTGAAGCTGGTCAAGTTGGCGTGAACGTTCCTATTCCTGTTCCATTGCCCATGTTTAGTTTCACCGGTAATAAAGGATCCTTTCTCGGAGACAATCATTTCTACGGAAAATAC GCTTTCAATTTCTACACACAAACGAAGACGATAACGCAATTATGGCGATCAGGAGACGCGAGCAATATCGCCTCGTCAACAGCAATGCCTACGATGCAATAA
- the LOC124426451 gene encoding probable methylmalonate-semialdehyde dehydrogenase [acylating], mitochondrial isoform X3 yields MYIDGQFVESKATEFTDVHDPATNELICRTPKCTKEEMERAVESAKNAYEKWRNTSVLTRQNLMLKYQALIREHSKEIAENMVKENGKTTLDAEGDILRGLQVVDACTSIPILQMGESTPNIATDMDIISYKISLGVTASICPFNFPAMIPLWSFPVSVACGNTTILKPSERVPGASMILADLFTEAGAPPGLLNVIHGQHAAVDFICEHPNIKAVSFVGSDQAGKYIYKQSSAHGKRVQCNMGAKNHCVVLPDANKNKTISQITGAAFGAAGQRCMALSVAIFVGKSKEWIGELVEAAKRLKVNAGHVPGTDLGPVISPQSKQRICNLIESGVKEGVGLPLDGRGIVVPGYERGNFIGPTILTDVKSSMKCYTEEIFGPVLSCMFADTLDEAIDIINKNPYGNGTAVFTNNGATARKFVDRIEAGQVGVNVPIPVPLPMFSFTGNKGSFLGDNHFYGKYAFNFYTQTKTITQLWRSGDASNIASSTAMPTMQ; encoded by the exons ATGTACATCGACGGACAATTCGTtg aatCCAAAGCGACGGAATTCACGGATGTACATGATCCCGCTACGAACGAACTTATCTGCCGTACTCCAAAATGTACGAaggaagaaatggaaagagcCGTTGAGAGTGCGAAAAACGCTTATGAGAAGTGGCGGAACACTAGCGTACTCACTAGGCAAAATTTAATGCTCAAGTATCAGGCTCTTATACGAGAGCACTCG aaagaaatagcgGAAAATATGGTGAAGGAAAATGGCAAGACTACGCTTGACGCCGAAGGTGACATTCTTCGTGGTCTTC aGGTCGTAGATGCTTGCACGTCAATTCCAATATTACAAATGGGTGAATCAACGCCTAATATTGCCACGGACATggatataatttcttataaaatttctcttgGCGTGACGGCTTCCATATGTCCGTTCAATTTTCCTGCTATGATCCCACTTTGGTCGTTTCCAGTATCCGTTGCCTGTGGCAACACGACAATCTTAAAACCTTCAGAACGTGTACCAGGAGCTTCGATGATCCTTGCTGATCTCTTTACGGAAGCAGGTGCCCCACCAGGTCTTTTAAATGTCATTCATGGCCAACATGCTGCGGTCGACTTCATCTGCGAACATCCAAATATCAAGGCTGTATCATTTGTCGGCTCGGATCAAGCA ggtaaatacatatacaaacagAGTAGTGCGCATGGTAAACGTGTGCAATGTAATATGGGAGCAAAAAATCATTGTGTGGTGCTACCGgatgcaaataaaaataaaacaatttcgcAAATAACTGGCGCGGCGTTCGGTGCAGCCGGTCAAAGGTGTATGGCTTTGTCCGTGGCAATTTTCGTTGGTAAATCGAAGGAATGGATAGGGGAGTTGGTTGAGGCTGCCAAGAGGTTAAAGGTCAATGCCGGACACGTACCCGGTACAGACCTTGGACCGGTTATATCGCCGCAATCGAAACAAAGGATATGTAATTTAATCGAATCCGGTGTGAAAGAAGGTGTTGGTCTTCCTCTCGACGGAAGAGGAATCGTTGTTCCAGGATATGAACGTGGAAATTTTATTGGGCCAACCATTTTAACTGATGTCAAG TCATCTATGAAATGTTATACGGAAGAGATCTTTGGACCAGTTCTTTCCTGCATGTTCGCCGATACTTTGGACGAAgccatcgatattatcaataaaaatccTTATGGCAATGGTACTGCCGTATTTACTAATAATGGTGCAACCGCAAGAAAGTTCGTTGATAGAATTGAAGCTGGTCAAGTTGGCGTGAACGTTCCTATTCCTGTTCCATTGCCCATGTTTAGTTTCACCGGTAATAAAGGATCCTTTCTCGGAGACAATCATTTCTACGGAAAATAC GCTTTCAATTTCTACACACAAACGAAGACGATAACGCAATTATGGCGATCAGGAGACGCGAGCAATATCGCCTCGTCAACAGCAATGCCTACGATGCAATAA
- the LOC124426451 gene encoding probable methylmalonate-semialdehyde dehydrogenase [acylating], mitochondrial isoform X1: MALLTRIIKCEARYISRLYGSSPPTVKMYIDGQFVESKATEFTDVHDPATNELICRTPKCTKEEMERAVESAKNAYEKWRNTSVLTRQNLMLKYQALIREHSKEIAENMVKENGKTTLDAEGDILRGLQVVDACTSIPILQMGESTPNIATDMDIISYKISLGVTASICPFNFPAMIPLWSFPVSVACGNTTILKPSERVPGASMILADLFTEAGAPPGLLNVIHGQHAAVDFICEHPNIKAVSFVGSDQAGKYIYKQSSAHGKRVQCNMGAKNHCVVLPDANKNKTISQITGAAFGAAGQRCMALSVAIFVGKSKEWIGELVEAAKRLKVNAGHVPGTDLGPVISPQSKQRICNLIESGVKEGVGLPLDGRGIVVPGYERGNFIGPTILTDVKSSMKCYTEEIFGPVLSCMFADTLDEAIDIINKNPYGNGTAVFTNNGATARKFVDRIEAGQVGVNVPIPVPLPMFSFTGNKGSFLGDNHFYGKYAFNFYTQTKTITQLWRSGDASNIASSTAMPTMQ, encoded by the exons ATGGCGCTTCTAACGAGGATTATTAAGTGCGAG gCACGATATATTTCAAGGTTATACGGTTCAAGTCCACCAACTGTTAAAATGTACATCGACGGACAATTCGTtg aatCCAAAGCGACGGAATTCACGGATGTACATGATCCCGCTACGAACGAACTTATCTGCCGTACTCCAAAATGTACGAaggaagaaatggaaagagcCGTTGAGAGTGCGAAAAACGCTTATGAGAAGTGGCGGAACACTAGCGTACTCACTAGGCAAAATTTAATGCTCAAGTATCAGGCTCTTATACGAGAGCACTCG aaagaaatagcgGAAAATATGGTGAAGGAAAATGGCAAGACTACGCTTGACGCCGAAGGTGACATTCTTCGTGGTCTTC aGGTCGTAGATGCTTGCACGTCAATTCCAATATTACAAATGGGTGAATCAACGCCTAATATTGCCACGGACATggatataatttcttataaaatttctcttgGCGTGACGGCTTCCATATGTCCGTTCAATTTTCCTGCTATGATCCCACTTTGGTCGTTTCCAGTATCCGTTGCCTGTGGCAACACGACAATCTTAAAACCTTCAGAACGTGTACCAGGAGCTTCGATGATCCTTGCTGATCTCTTTACGGAAGCAGGTGCCCCACCAGGTCTTTTAAATGTCATTCATGGCCAACATGCTGCGGTCGACTTCATCTGCGAACATCCAAATATCAAGGCTGTATCATTTGTCGGCTCGGATCAAGCA ggtaaatacatatacaaacagAGTAGTGCGCATGGTAAACGTGTGCAATGTAATATGGGAGCAAAAAATCATTGTGTGGTGCTACCGgatgcaaataaaaataaaacaatttcgcAAATAACTGGCGCGGCGTTCGGTGCAGCCGGTCAAAGGTGTATGGCTTTGTCCGTGGCAATTTTCGTTGGTAAATCGAAGGAATGGATAGGGGAGTTGGTTGAGGCTGCCAAGAGGTTAAAGGTCAATGCCGGACACGTACCCGGTACAGACCTTGGACCGGTTATATCGCCGCAATCGAAACAAAGGATATGTAATTTAATCGAATCCGGTGTGAAAGAAGGTGTTGGTCTTCCTCTCGACGGAAGAGGAATCGTTGTTCCAGGATATGAACGTGGAAATTTTATTGGGCCAACCATTTTAACTGATGTCAAG TCATCTATGAAATGTTATACGGAAGAGATCTTTGGACCAGTTCTTTCCTGCATGTTCGCCGATACTTTGGACGAAgccatcgatattatcaataaaaatccTTATGGCAATGGTACTGCCGTATTTACTAATAATGGTGCAACCGCAAGAAAGTTCGTTGATAGAATTGAAGCTGGTCAAGTTGGCGTGAACGTTCCTATTCCTGTTCCATTGCCCATGTTTAGTTTCACCGGTAATAAAGGATCCTTTCTCGGAGACAATCATTTCTACGGAAAATAC GCTTTCAATTTCTACACACAAACGAAGACGATAACGCAATTATGGCGATCAGGAGACGCGAGCAATATCGCCTCGTCAACAGCAATGCCTACGATGCAATAA
- the LOC124426451 gene encoding probable methylmalonate-semialdehyde dehydrogenase [acylating], mitochondrial isoform X2: protein MQITRLYGSSPPTVKMYIDGQFVESKATEFTDVHDPATNELICRTPKCTKEEMERAVESAKNAYEKWRNTSVLTRQNLMLKYQALIREHSKEIAENMVKENGKTTLDAEGDILRGLQVVDACTSIPILQMGESTPNIATDMDIISYKISLGVTASICPFNFPAMIPLWSFPVSVACGNTTILKPSERVPGASMILADLFTEAGAPPGLLNVIHGQHAAVDFICEHPNIKAVSFVGSDQAGKYIYKQSSAHGKRVQCNMGAKNHCVVLPDANKNKTISQITGAAFGAAGQRCMALSVAIFVGKSKEWIGELVEAAKRLKVNAGHVPGTDLGPVISPQSKQRICNLIESGVKEGVGLPLDGRGIVVPGYERGNFIGPTILTDVKSSMKCYTEEIFGPVLSCMFADTLDEAIDIINKNPYGNGTAVFTNNGATARKFVDRIEAGQVGVNVPIPVPLPMFSFTGNKGSFLGDNHFYGKYAFNFYTQTKTITQLWRSGDASNIASSTAMPTMQ, encoded by the exons ATGCAAATTACAAG GTTATACGGTTCAAGTCCACCAACTGTTAAAATGTACATCGACGGACAATTCGTtg aatCCAAAGCGACGGAATTCACGGATGTACATGATCCCGCTACGAACGAACTTATCTGCCGTACTCCAAAATGTACGAaggaagaaatggaaagagcCGTTGAGAGTGCGAAAAACGCTTATGAGAAGTGGCGGAACACTAGCGTACTCACTAGGCAAAATTTAATGCTCAAGTATCAGGCTCTTATACGAGAGCACTCG aaagaaatagcgGAAAATATGGTGAAGGAAAATGGCAAGACTACGCTTGACGCCGAAGGTGACATTCTTCGTGGTCTTC aGGTCGTAGATGCTTGCACGTCAATTCCAATATTACAAATGGGTGAATCAACGCCTAATATTGCCACGGACATggatataatttcttataaaatttctcttgGCGTGACGGCTTCCATATGTCCGTTCAATTTTCCTGCTATGATCCCACTTTGGTCGTTTCCAGTATCCGTTGCCTGTGGCAACACGACAATCTTAAAACCTTCAGAACGTGTACCAGGAGCTTCGATGATCCTTGCTGATCTCTTTACGGAAGCAGGTGCCCCACCAGGTCTTTTAAATGTCATTCATGGCCAACATGCTGCGGTCGACTTCATCTGCGAACATCCAAATATCAAGGCTGTATCATTTGTCGGCTCGGATCAAGCA ggtaaatacatatacaaacagAGTAGTGCGCATGGTAAACGTGTGCAATGTAATATGGGAGCAAAAAATCATTGTGTGGTGCTACCGgatgcaaataaaaataaaacaatttcgcAAATAACTGGCGCGGCGTTCGGTGCAGCCGGTCAAAGGTGTATGGCTTTGTCCGTGGCAATTTTCGTTGGTAAATCGAAGGAATGGATAGGGGAGTTGGTTGAGGCTGCCAAGAGGTTAAAGGTCAATGCCGGACACGTACCCGGTACAGACCTTGGACCGGTTATATCGCCGCAATCGAAACAAAGGATATGTAATTTAATCGAATCCGGTGTGAAAGAAGGTGTTGGTCTTCCTCTCGACGGAAGAGGAATCGTTGTTCCAGGATATGAACGTGGAAATTTTATTGGGCCAACCATTTTAACTGATGTCAAG TCATCTATGAAATGTTATACGGAAGAGATCTTTGGACCAGTTCTTTCCTGCATGTTCGCCGATACTTTGGACGAAgccatcgatattatcaataaaaatccTTATGGCAATGGTACTGCCGTATTTACTAATAATGGTGCAACCGCAAGAAAGTTCGTTGATAGAATTGAAGCTGGTCAAGTTGGCGTGAACGTTCCTATTCCTGTTCCATTGCCCATGTTTAGTTTCACCGGTAATAAAGGATCCTTTCTCGGAGACAATCATTTCTACGGAAAATAC GCTTTCAATTTCTACACACAAACGAAGACGATAACGCAATTATGGCGATCAGGAGACGCGAGCAATATCGCCTCGTCAACAGCAATGCCTACGATGCAATAA